Genomic window (Mesorhizobium sp. M4B.F.Ca.ET.058.02.1.1):
CGACAATGACGTTGCCGGGCACGTCGGTGTACTGGTCCTTGTAGCCGCCGACATTGACCAGCGCCCGGTAGCGCGTCTTGCCGAGCGCCGCGATGATGCGCTTCAGGAGGTCGACGTCGCCGGCCCCCAGGCTGCCGAAGGAGACGTAGAGCAGCGGCCCGTCATTGTTCTTCGCAAAGGTCGGTATTGCGTAGGGCTTCTCCTGCCGCACGCAGCCCTCGAGATACTGGAATTTCGCCGGGTCGAGCGGATGCCGGCGGTTGAACTTCGCCGCCTGCGGATAGAGCAGCAGGTTGAGGTAGGGCGAGGCCTCGAAGAACTGGCCGATCGGATAGGGCGCCTCGCCATTGGCGGCGAGGAAGGCGTTGAAGTCGTCATGGATCGGCTTGATCACCGCGTTGAAATGGTCGCGGTAGCGCTTGTGGCCGGCGTGGTCGTCCTCGGCGCAGCCGGAAAGATGCGGCGGGATGTCCTCGTCCTCGATCTCGTTTTCCGAGCAGGAGATGACCCGCACCCAGGGCTTGCCATACTGCTTGATAGCGGGAAACAGGATGACGTTGTCGACCGAGATGACGTCGGGCTTGATCTTCGCGAGCACCCCGGCCAGATCCTTCTGTGCCCATTTGGCGCTATCGACGATCGCCGTCCAGCAGTCCTTCACGTAGTTGTCGACCTGGTCGTAGGGCGACTTGCGGAAATTCGGGATGTGGCCGTTGATGAAGTCCTCCCAGAACTTGGCCATCTGCTCCGGCGGCATCGGCTCGGAGAGGTTCACCGGGTGCGCCTCGAAGCCGTAGCCCTTGTAGACGTCGACAAATCCGGGGTCGGACAGGAACACCGCCCTGTGGCCGCGCGCCTCGACCGCCTGGGCGATGCCGACGGAATTGAGCGCCGGCCCGAAGGCCGCTTCCGGGAAAAACGCGATGGTCTTCTGCGCCATGGTTTCAATCTCCATCAATCTGCGAAAATTCTGACATCGGCGGCGTCCCAGCCGAGCTCGATCCGGTCGCCGGCGGCAACCGGCCGGCGGTCGGCGGCATCGGCGGTGACGCGCACCAGGAACGGCTTTTGCGAAAGAGTGGTGCGGACATGCACCTGCAGGTCGAGACCCTGATAGGCGAGCGCCTCGACCGTGCCGGCAACGCGGTTGGCGGTGTCGGGCGACGGAAACAGCCGGATACGTTCGGGCCGCACAGCGGCGACAGCCGAGGCGCCCGACGAAAGTGTCGCCGAAACCTTACCGGTGATCTTCGTGCCATTCGTCGCCTGGACGCCGTTGCCGTCAGCACGACCGGGAACAAAATTCATCACGCCGATAAAGTCGGCGACGAAGCGGTCGGAAGGATGTTCGTAGATCGCGTGCGGCGTATCGCATTGCAACAGCCTGCCATCCTTCAGCACCGCCATGCGGTCGGCCATGACCAGCGATTCCTCCTGGTCGTGGGTGACGATGACGAAGGTGATGCCGACCTCGTGCTGCAGGCGCTTCAATTCGAGCTGCATGGCGCCGCGCAGCTTTTTGTCGAGCGCGCCGAGCGGCTCGTCGAGCAACAGCAGGCGCGGCCGCTTGACCAAGGCCCGGGCGAGCGCGACGCGCTGCTTCTGGCCGCCCGACAATTGCTCAGGCTTGCGATCGGCGAAGGGCACCAGCTCGGTGGTCGCCAGGATGGCGTCGACACGGCTGCGGATTTCGGCCGCCGGTAGGCGCTCCATTTCGAGCCCATAGGAGACATTGGCCCTGACGCTCATATGCGGAAACAGCGCGTAGGACTGGAACATCAGATTGACCGGCCGCTTGTTGGGCGGCGTGCGGGCGATATCGCGCCCGTCGAGCAGGATCTGGCCGTCGCTCGGCGTCTCGAAGCCGGCCAGCATGCGCAACAGCGTGGTCTTGCCGCAGCCG
Coding sequences:
- a CDS encoding glycosyltransferase gives rise to the protein MAQKTIAFFPEAAFGPALNSVGIAQAVEARGHRAVFLSDPGFVDVYKGYGFEAHPVNLSEPMPPEQMAKFWEDFINGHIPNFRKSPYDQVDNYVKDCWTAIVDSAKWAQKDLAGVLAKIKPDVISVDNVILFPAIKQYGKPWVRVISCSENEIEDEDIPPHLSGCAEDDHAGHKRYRDHFNAVIKPIHDDFNAFLAANGEAPYPIGQFFEASPYLNLLLYPQAAKFNRRHPLDPAKFQYLEGCVRQEKPYAIPTFAKNNDGPLLYVSFGSLGAGDVDLLKRIIAALGKTRYRALVNVGGYKDQYTDVPGNVIVDSWFPQPSVIPQVDAVIHHGGNNSFTECLYFGKPAIIMPYVWDGHDNATRVGEIGCGFGMPRYDWSDAELIAKIEACLTDPAIKAKLARASAQMQSQNGPEKAAGLLEQLL
- a CDS encoding ABC transporter ATP-binding protein, translated to MSEPRTLLRIDRVSKNFGRVRAVDGISLDIRENEFFALLGPSGCGKTTLLRMLAGFETPSDGQILLDGRDIARTPPNKRPVNLMFQSYALFPHMSVRANVSYGLEMERLPAAEIRSRVDAILATTELVPFADRKPEQLSGGQKQRVALARALVKRPRLLLLDEPLGALDKKLRGAMQLELKRLQHEVGITFVIVTHDQEESLVMADRMAVLKDGRLLQCDTPHAIYEHPSDRFVADFIGVMNFVPGRADGNGVQATNGTKITGKVSATLSSGASAVAAVRPERIRLFPSPDTANRVAGTVEALAYQGLDLQVHVRTTLSQKPFLVRVTADAADRRPVAAGDRIELGWDAADVRIFAD